The window ATCCGCGGATCCAGGCGGACGGTGATGCGGCTCGGCCGGCCCATGTCGTCGCCCTGCCGCAGCGCGATCGTCGCGGTCGCGTCGGCCAGACCCAGCTCCCGCAGGTAGCCGCCGAACGCCGCGGCCGCCGCGCCGGTCGCCGGGTCCTCGTAGACGCCGCCGATCGGGAACGGGTCGCGCACGTCGAACTCGTTCGCGCCCGCCCGGAAGACCAGCTGCACCGTGGTCCAGCCCCGGTCGGTCATCAGCGCCTTCAGCGCCGGCACGTCGTAGTCCAGGTCGGCGAGCCGCTCCCGGCTCCCGACGGCGATGATCGGGTGGTACGCGCCGGCGTACGCGACCTTCGGCGGCAGAGCCGGGTCCAGGTCGTCCGCCGCCCAGCGCAGGGCCGCCAGCAGGGCCGTCAGCTCCTCCGCCGGCAGGTCGGCGACCTGTGGGTCCACGCTGGTCAGCGTCGCCGTACCGAACTCGTCGACGAGCACCGGCACGTCACCCGCGTTCGTGGTGAACAGGTGCTCGCCGGGGCCCAGCGCCACTGCCGTCGCCACCGTGGCGTGGCCGCAGAACGGGACCTCGGCCAGCGGGCTGAAATAGCGCACCCGGAAACGGCTGCCGTCACGGGACGTCACGAACGCGGTCTCCGAATAGCCGACGTCGGCCGCGATCGCCTGCATCGCGGCGTCGTCCAGCGCGCTCGCGTCGAGGACCACGCCTGCCGGATTGCCTCCTTCCGGATCGTGGGCGAATGCGGCGTACCTCTGAATGTCTGTCGTCATGCCGGGAAGCGTGCCGCGCGGCCGGAGCCGCGACCAGAGCCAATCCCGCGGCCCTGGATGTGTCCGCCCGCACAGTCGTGGTTTGTCACAGGACAGGGGTAGCGTTCTTGCGGTGACAGAGGCGCCAATTGCGATCACACCCGTCCCGCCCGCCGATCTGCCCCGTACCCTGGGCGAGCTCCGTGCGACCGGCCACGAGTTCCGCACCGTCAAGCAGGAGCTGCGCGACAACCTCCTGACCCGGCTCGGCTCCGGTGAGCCCCGATTCCCCGGCATCGTCGGATATGAGGACACCGTGCTGCCCGAGGTCGAGCGGGCGCTGCTCGCCGGCCACGACATGGTCCTGCTCGGTGAGCGCGGGCAGGGCAAGACCCGGCTCATCCGCGCACTCGTCGGCCTCCTCGACGAGTGGACGCCCTACATCGAGGGCTCCGAGCTGCACGAACATCCGTATCATCCGCTCACCCCGGCCGCCCGGCGTCGGGCCGCCGAAGCCGGTGATCTCCTGCCGGTCGCCTGGCTGCACCGCTCCGAGCGATACGGTGAGAAACTCGCCACGCCAGACACCAGCGTCGGTGACCTGATCGGTGACGTCGACCCGATCAAGGTGGCCGAAGGGCGCGCCCTGGGCGATCCGGAGACCATCCACTTCGGGCTCGTGCCGCGGACCAACCGGGGCATCTTCGCCGTCAACGAGCTGCCCGACCTCGCCGAGCGGATCCAGGTCTCGCTGCTCAACGTGCTCGAGGAGCGCGACATCCAGGTTCGCGGCTATCAGCTGCGGCTGCCACTCGACCTGCTGCTCGTCGCGTCGGCCAACCCGGAGGATTACACCAACCGCGGGCGGATCATCACGCCGCTCAAGGACCGGTTCGGGGCGGAGATCCGGACCCACTATCCGGTCGATCTCGCTCTCGAGACGGCGCTCATCCAGCAGGAGGCCGCTCTCGTCGCGCAGCTGCCCGACTTCCTGGTGGAGGTGCTGGCCCGCTACACGCGTGGGGTCCGGGAGTCGCCGTCGGTCGATGCCCGGTCCGGGGTGTCCGCCCGGTTCGCCATCGCCGCCGCGGAGACCGTCGCCGCTTCGGCGCTGCGCCGGGCCGGGCTCCGCGGGGAGCGGGAGGCCGTCGCCCGGATCTGCGACACCGTCTCGGTCACGTCGACGCTGCGCGGCAAGGTCGAGTTCGAGAGCGGTGAGGAGGGGCGGGAGACCGAGATCCTCGGGCATCTCCTGCGGGTCGCCACGGCTGAGACGTTCCGGGCCCGACTGGCCGGCCTCGACCTGTCCGGCTTCACCGACCTGGTCGCCGAGGGGGCCATCATCCAGACCGGTGACCTGGTCAGTGCCGAGGAACTGCTCGGCCAGATCGGCACCGTGCCGGGGTTGGCCAAGGTCCTCGACCGGCTCGATCTCGGTGACGCGCCGAGTCCGGGGCAGGCGGCTTCGGGGATCGAGTTCGCCCTGGAGGGCCTGCACCTGACCCGCCGCCTGGCGAAGGAGCTGACCGACGACGGCCGCACCATCTACGGAAGCTGATCGGTGATGCGCACTCCTGCCGCGTTCTCTCGCGTCGCCTCCGTCGTCCGGATCTTCGAGGGGTCGCTGTGAGTGGGAACGTCTTTCGGTACGGGGCCTGGCGGGACGGGCCCGATCCGCTCGCGCCGCCCTACGACGTGCGGGCCGCGGTCGACGAGATGGGGGAGCGGGTTCTCGCCGGTGACAGCCTGCGGGACGCGCTGCGAGACCTGATCCGGCGCGGCCCTCGGGACGGGCGCGGCCTGGACTCGCTGCGTGACCGGGCCCGCCGCCTGCGTCGCGACGCCCTGCGCCGGGGAAACCTGGACGGGGCGGTGACCAGGGCCCGCCAGATGCTCGACCAGGCGCTGGCCGCCGAGCGTGATTCGCTGGCGGCCCGGGATGACGACGCGGCCCGGTTCAACGAGGCGATGCTCGACAACCTGCCCCGGTCCGTCTCCCAAGCCGTGTCCGACCTGTCGGATTATCAGTGGTCCTCGTCCGAGGCGCGGGACATCTACCAACAGATCCTGGCCGGCCTCCGGGAGGAGGTGGTCTCGCAGCGTTTCGCGGGCATGAAGCAGGCGCTCCAGCAGGGCGACATGGCCGAGGTCGCGGAGATGGTCCGGGATCTGAACGATCTGCTGGCCCGGCACGCCCGTGGTGAGGACACCGATGACGCGTTCCGGGACTTCATGGACCGGCATGGCCGGTTCTTTCCGGACAACCCGCGAAACGTCGACGAACTGATCGACTCGCTGGCCCGGCAGGCCGCCGCCGCCGAACGCCTGATGCGCTCCCTGAGCCCGCAACAGCGTGAGGAACTGCAGCAGCTGATGGCCCAGGCGCTCGGCGACGGCCCACTGCGAGGGCAGTTGGCCGAGCTCACCGACAATCTGCGAGCGCTGCGCCCCAACCTGAACTGGGGCCGTGGCGAACGGATGCGTGGCCCCGCCGACCTCGGCTACGGCGACGCCGCCTCGGCGCTGGGCGAGATCGCCGACCTCGACGAGCTCATCGACCAGCTCGGCCAGGAGCACCCCGGCGCGACCCTGGACGACGTCGACGTGGAGGCGGTCGAACGCCAGCTCGGCCGGGGCGCCGCCGACGACCTGCGCCGCCTGCGCGAACTCGAACGTGAACTGCGGCGCCAGGGTTGGGTGCAGCGGGACGCCGACGGCCTCACCCTCTCCCCGAAGGCGTTGCGCCGCCTGGGCCGTACCGCCCTGTCCGCGATCTTCCGCGACGTGGCGGGCAAACGCGGTCAGCACGACATGCGCGACGCCGGGGCGGCGGGCGACCTGATCGGAAGTTCCCGCCGATGGGAGTTCGGCGACGATCAACCCCTGGACGTGGTCCGGACCATCGGCAACGCGGTCCG of the Actinoplanes sichuanensis genome contains:
- a CDS encoding vWA domain-containing protein, with the translated sequence MSGNVFRYGAWRDGPDPLAPPYDVRAAVDEMGERVLAGDSLRDALRDLIRRGPRDGRGLDSLRDRARRLRRDALRRGNLDGAVTRARQMLDQALAAERDSLAARDDDAARFNEAMLDNLPRSVSQAVSDLSDYQWSSSEARDIYQQILAGLREEVVSQRFAGMKQALQQGDMAEVAEMVRDLNDLLARHARGEDTDDAFRDFMDRHGRFFPDNPRNVDELIDSLARQAAAAERLMRSLSPQQREELQQLMAQALGDGPLRGQLAELTDNLRALRPNLNWGRGERMRGPADLGYGDAASALGEIADLDELIDQLGQEHPGATLDDVDVEAVERQLGRGAADDLRRLRELERELRRQGWVQRDADGLTLSPKALRRLGRTALSAIFRDVAGKRGQHDMRDAGAAGDLIGSSRRWEFGDDQPLDVVRTIGNAVRRRAAGGSATLPVRLEPDDFEIAETERRASAAVALCVDLSYSMYADGRWGPMKQTALALSHLVATKYPQDALQIIGFGRYAQTLSQGELAAIEPTIEKGTNLQHALKLAARHVRRHPGAEPVILVVTDGEPTSHLEPDGEAVFWWPPLPETIEATIHEVDLLTRFGATLNVFMLGEDPGLRRFVSAVAHRNGGRVFSPDPADLGRYVIDDYVQARRGRRSR
- a CDS encoding sigma 54-interacting transcriptional regulator — protein: MTEAPIAITPVPPADLPRTLGELRATGHEFRTVKQELRDNLLTRLGSGEPRFPGIVGYEDTVLPEVERALLAGHDMVLLGERGQGKTRLIRALVGLLDEWTPYIEGSELHEHPYHPLTPAARRRAAEAGDLLPVAWLHRSERYGEKLATPDTSVGDLIGDVDPIKVAEGRALGDPETIHFGLVPRTNRGIFAVNELPDLAERIQVSLLNVLEERDIQVRGYQLRLPLDLLLVASANPEDYTNRGRIITPLKDRFGAEIRTHYPVDLALETALIQQEAALVAQLPDFLVEVLARYTRGVRESPSVDARSGVSARFAIAAAETVAASALRRAGLRGEREAVARICDTVSVTSTLRGKVEFESGEEGRETEILGHLLRVATAETFRARLAGLDLSGFTDLVAEGAIIQTGDLVSAEELLGQIGTVPGLAKVLDRLDLGDAPSPGQAASGIEFALEGLHLTRRLAKELTDDGRTIYGS
- a CDS encoding PhzF family phenazine biosynthesis protein; protein product: MTTDIQRYAAFAHDPEGGNPAGVVLDASALDDAAMQAIAADVGYSETAFVTSRDGSRFRVRYFSPLAEVPFCGHATVATAVALGPGEHLFTTNAGDVPVLVDEFGTATLTSVDPQVADLPAEELTALLAALRWAADDLDPALPPKVAYAGAYHPIIAVGSRERLADLDYDVPALKALMTDRGWTTVQLVFRAGANEFDVRDPFPIGGVYEDPATGAAAAAFGGYLRELGLADATATIALRQGDDMGRPSRITVRLDPRIKGVRVSGAAVPMFS